The Pyramidobacter piscolens W5455 genome includes a region encoding these proteins:
- the cobA gene encoding uroporphyrinogen-III C-methyltransferase, with protein sequence MSVGKVWLVGAGPGDPGLLTCRAREVLERAEVVIFDRLVGDGVLALMPRAARCIDVGKEGGRHPVPQREIEALIVREALDGRNVVRLKGGDPFLFGRGGEEVEALLAHGIPYEVVPGVTSAVAAPECAGIPVTHRGLANSLHIVTAHTKEGGIAAQDYDALARLNGTLVFLMGATAIAEICSQLMSRGFAADTPMAAVERGTTARQRALVGTLGDFERKASDFGLRPPAVILVGAVAALASQFAWRQTLPLRDKKVLVTRPANRQGRLSRMLRDLGAEVVEFPCIAAVPLETKLPPLDVHDWIGFTSATGVECFFARLTAEGRDVRELGSAKIAAVGPATAAALRERGLRPDLIPAVYDGVHLGAELAKRGGSVLLFRALDGSPELTETLRGRGVDFDEVPLYRTETLAAPFQPADVDAVLFTSASTVRGFKKACPGLEAPLACCIGVQTAREAERLGLKNIRVAARATLEDLVNILKEDGQP encoded by the coding sequence ATGTCCGTCGGTAAGGTCTGGCTCGTCGGCGCCGGTCCGGGCGATCCCGGTCTGCTCACCTGCCGCGCTCGCGAAGTTCTGGAACGCGCCGAAGTCGTGATCTTCGACCGCCTCGTCGGCGACGGCGTGCTGGCGCTGATGCCCCGCGCCGCGCGCTGCATCGACGTGGGCAAGGAAGGCGGCCGTCACCCCGTGCCGCAGCGCGAGATCGAAGCCTTGATCGTGCGCGAAGCGCTGGACGGACGCAACGTCGTGCGCCTCAAGGGCGGCGACCCGTTTTTGTTCGGCCGCGGCGGCGAGGAAGTCGAAGCGCTGCTGGCGCACGGCATCCCCTACGAAGTCGTGCCCGGCGTCACTTCGGCCGTCGCCGCGCCGGAATGCGCCGGTATCCCCGTCACGCACCGCGGCCTCGCCAACTCGCTGCATATCGTCACCGCCCACACCAAGGAGGGCGGCATCGCCGCGCAGGATTACGACGCGCTGGCGCGGCTGAACGGCACGCTGGTCTTCCTGATGGGCGCGACCGCCATTGCGGAGATCTGCTCGCAGCTTATGTCGCGCGGTTTTGCCGCCGACACGCCGATGGCCGCCGTCGAACGAGGGACGACCGCCCGCCAGCGCGCGCTCGTGGGGACTCTGGGCGATTTCGAGCGGAAGGCGAGCGATTTCGGGCTGCGCCCCCCCGCCGTGATCCTCGTCGGGGCGGTGGCAGCGTTGGCGTCGCAGTTCGCTTGGCGGCAGACGCTGCCGCTGCGGGACAAAAAAGTGCTCGTCACCCGCCCGGCCAACCGTCAGGGACGGTTGTCGAGAATGCTGCGCGACCTCGGCGCCGAAGTGGTGGAGTTCCCCTGCATCGCCGCCGTGCCGCTGGAGACGAAACTGCCGCCGCTGGACGTCCACGACTGGATCGGCTTCACCAGCGCCACCGGCGTGGAGTGCTTTTTCGCGCGTCTGACGGCGGAAGGGCGCGACGTGCGCGAACTGGGCTCGGCCAAAATCGCCGCCGTCGGTCCGGCGACCGCCGCGGCTCTGCGCGAACGCGGCCTTCGTCCCGACCTGATCCCTGCCGTTTACGACGGCGTCCATCTTGGGGCAGAGCTCGCCAAGCGGGGCGGTTCTGTGCTCCTGTTCCGCGCGCTGGACGGCTCCCCCGAACTGACCGAAACGTTGCGCGGGCGCGGCGTCGATTTCGACGAAGTGCCCCTGTACCGCACCGAGACGCTCGCCGCCCCGTTCCAGCCTGCGGACGTGGACGCCGTGCTGTTCACCAGCGCCTCCACCGTACGCGGCTTCAAAAAAGCCTGTCCCGGACTGGAAGCGCCGCTGGCCTGCTGCATCGGCGTGCAGACCGCGCGCGAAGCCGAACGGCTGGGGCTGAAAAACATCCGCGTCGCCGCCCGCGCGACGCTGGAAGACCTTGTCAATATTCTGAAAGAAGATGGCCAACCATGA
- the hemB gene encoding porphobilinogen synthase — protein MIVRPRRLRRTPAIRNLVAETRLSADMLIYPVFIREGRNIVEDIPSLPGQKRYSPDSFPRVLEEMSRRGVGAVLLFGLPERKDETGSGAWDENGVIQQALRAGKKAFPEITFIGDVCMCEYTSHGHCGILHGHEVDNDETLEYLTRIAVSQAAAGADVVAPSDMMDGHVAALRAGLDAAGMKDKIVFSYAVKYASAFYGPFRDAAGSAPAFGDRRAYQMDPRNAREALKEAEIDIEEGADMVMVKPGLLYMDVLRAVKEISTVPVGSYCVSGEYAMIKAAAAKGWLDEPRAVTEAAYSLARAGADVIVTYSALDLAQWLKEGRVTF, from the coding sequence ATGATCGTCAGACCGAGAAGACTGCGCCGCACCCCGGCGATCCGCAACCTCGTCGCGGAAACGCGCCTCAGCGCCGACATGCTCATCTATCCCGTATTCATCCGCGAAGGCCGCAACATCGTCGAAGACATCCCCTCGCTGCCTGGGCAAAAGCGTTACAGCCCCGACTCGTTCCCGCGCGTCCTCGAAGAGATGTCGCGCCGCGGCGTCGGCGCCGTGCTGCTGTTCGGCCTGCCCGAGCGCAAGGACGAGACCGGCTCCGGCGCGTGGGACGAGAACGGCGTCATCCAGCAGGCGCTGCGTGCCGGCAAAAAAGCCTTTCCCGAAATCACCTTCATCGGCGACGTGTGCATGTGCGAATACACCTCGCATGGCCACTGCGGCATCCTCCACGGCCATGAAGTGGACAACGACGAGACGCTCGAATACCTGACGCGCATCGCCGTCTCTCAGGCCGCGGCAGGAGCCGACGTCGTCGCTCCCTCCGACATGATGGACGGACACGTCGCCGCGCTGCGCGCCGGACTGGACGCCGCCGGCATGAAGGACAAGATCGTCTTCTCCTACGCTGTCAAATACGCCTCGGCGTTTTACGGCCCCTTCCGCGACGCCGCCGGTTCCGCGCCGGCCTTCGGAGACCGCCGCGCCTACCAGATGGATCCGCGCAACGCGCGCGAAGCCCTGAAAGAGGCGGAGATCGACATCGAAGAGGGCGCCGACATGGTCATGGTCAAACCTGGATTGCTCTACATGGACGTGCTGCGCGCCGTCAAAGAGATCAGCACCGTGCCCGTCGGCTCCTACTGCGTCAGCGGCGAGTACGCGATGATCAAGGCCGCGGCCGCCAAGGGCTGGCTCGACGAGCCGCGCGCCGTTACCGAAGCGGCGTACAGCCTGGCGCGCGCCGGCGCCGACGTGATCGTAACTTACTCCGCCCTCGACCTGGCACAATGGCTCAAGGAAGGCCGCGTTACCTTCTAG
- a CDS encoding cobyrinate a,c-diamide synthase, protein MSESKKISRLVVAATQSGCGKTTLTCGILAALKKRGLAAQAYKIGPDYIDPGYLAQASGRAAHNLDTWLMDEAAMTRLFAENASRADLAVVEGVMGLYDGGRGGVGSTAEIAKKLRAPVALVIDCKSMSDSAAALALGFREYDRGLDFRGVILNRLGSDAHRDMIAEAVERLGIPVLGALKRDERLAVSERHLGLLPAEENKAHDFNALAESVERSVDLDALLEIAAEAPNLEFSPRPAPSAVERRTVIGVARDKAFSFYYPESLAELEHAGARLVFFSPLDDGQLPDADGLIFGGGFPEMFAARLAANEAMKSELAAAARRGMPIYAECGGAMYLTRSLTDFEGREFAMAGLIPAASRMNSRLQTVGYVEATALRDTVLCPAGTVVRGHEFHFSSTQPDEGTEVRAAWRFVKKRTGATYVAGYASANVLASYLHLHFAGNPQLARNFVDACVRFARGK, encoded by the coding sequence GTGAGCGAATCGAAAAAAATTTCCCGCCTCGTCGTCGCCGCCACGCAGAGCGGCTGCGGCAAGACCACGCTCACCTGCGGCATCCTCGCCGCCCTGAAAAAGCGCGGCCTGGCCGCGCAGGCCTACAAGATCGGCCCCGACTACATCGATCCCGGCTATCTGGCGCAGGCCAGCGGACGGGCGGCGCACAATCTCGACACCTGGCTCATGGACGAAGCGGCGATGACGCGCCTGTTCGCGGAAAACGCCTCGCGGGCTGACCTCGCCGTCGTCGAAGGCGTGATGGGGCTGTACGACGGCGGGCGCGGCGGCGTCGGCAGCACGGCGGAGATCGCCAAAAAGCTGCGCGCTCCCGTGGCGCTGGTGATCGACTGCAAGTCGATGAGCGACAGCGCCGCCGCGTTGGCGCTGGGATTTCGCGAATACGACCGCGGCCTCGACTTCCGCGGCGTGATCCTCAACCGCCTCGGTTCGGACGCGCACCGCGACATGATCGCGGAAGCCGTCGAGCGCCTCGGCATTCCCGTGCTGGGGGCGCTGAAACGCGACGAACGCCTCGCCGTCTCGGAGCGTCACCTCGGCCTGCTGCCCGCGGAAGAAAACAAGGCGCACGATTTCAACGCGCTGGCCGAGAGCGTGGAGCGTTCCGTCGACCTCGACGCGCTGCTGGAAATCGCCGCCGAAGCGCCGAATCTGGAATTCTCTCCCCGCCCCGCCCCATCCGCAGTGGAACGTCGGACCGTGATCGGCGTGGCGCGCGACAAGGCTTTTTCGTTCTATTACCCGGAAAGCCTCGCCGAGCTGGAACACGCCGGCGCGCGGCTCGTCTTCTTCAGCCCCTTGGACGACGGGCAGCTTCCCGACGCGGACGGCCTGATCTTCGGCGGCGGCTTCCCGGAGATGTTCGCCGCGCGGCTGGCCGCCAACGAAGCGATGAAAAGCGAACTCGCCGCGGCCGCCCGGCGCGGTATGCCCATCTACGCCGAATGCGGCGGGGCCATGTACCTGACGCGCTCGCTGACCGACTTCGAAGGGCGCGAGTTCGCCATGGCCGGACTGATCCCCGCCGCGAGCCGCATGAACTCCAGACTGCAGACCGTCGGCTACGTGGAAGCCACGGCCCTGCGCGACACCGTTCTCTGCCCCGCCGGAACCGTCGTGCGCGGCCACGAGTTTCATTTTTCCTCGACGCAGCCCGACGAAGGGACGGAAGTCCGCGCCGCATGGCGGTTCGTCAAAAAGCGCACCGGCGCGACGTACGTTGCCGGTTACGCGAGCGCGAACGTGCTGGCCTCGTACCTCCACCTGCACTTCGCCGGCAATCCGCAACTCGCCCGCAACTTTGTGGACGCGTGCGTCCGCTTCGCCCGCGGCAAATAA
- a CDS encoding MurR/RpiR family transcriptional regulator, protein MEANKLQELLRSNLDSMPSKARRVVEYLLTHMREAAFVSIGDVAEQLNVSKAQLVRVARILGFKGYADLKGALKEAVLEQVNPAAMLARAMSEEGDLSERIRQMEHANLEDTWNRLRVEDVRSFCELVKAAEGIYCAGWSISGMMAECLHSRLRELGLRAHQMYPGSGCLTLIEQARSVRKSDLIIAFDLPSYSVLLTEALQRGRRNGAKIVTVTDSPAAPICGDADLSFFVSDNSPTFGSSLIGPLFLIHILTSRLSIDMGDAAMKALAEQSKILRDERLYHPVYSLRY, encoded by the coding sequence TTGGAAGCGAATAAATTGCAGGAACTTTTGCGCAGCAATCTGGATTCGATGCCCTCCAAGGCGCGCCGCGTCGTCGAATACCTTCTCACCCACATGCGCGAGGCGGCCTTCGTCTCCATCGGCGACGTGGCCGAGCAGCTGAACGTCTCCAAGGCGCAGCTCGTGCGCGTGGCGCGCATCCTCGGCTTCAAGGGCTACGCCGACCTCAAGGGCGCCCTCAAGGAAGCGGTGCTCGAACAGGTCAATCCGGCGGCGATGCTGGCGCGCGCCATGAGCGAGGAGGGCGATCTGTCGGAGCGCATCCGCCAGATGGAGCACGCCAATCTCGAAGACACGTGGAACCGCCTGCGCGTCGAAGACGTGCGTTCCTTTTGCGAACTCGTCAAAGCCGCCGAGGGCATTTACTGCGCCGGCTGGAGCATCTCCGGCATGATGGCCGAGTGCCTGCACAGCCGCCTGCGCGAGCTGGGGCTGCGCGCCCACCAGATGTACCCCGGTTCCGGCTGCCTGACGCTGATCGAGCAGGCCCGCAGCGTCCGCAAAAGCGATCTGATCATCGCCTTCGACCTGCCCAGCTACTCGGTGCTGCTCACCGAGGCGCTGCAGCGGGGGCGCCGCAACGGCGCCAAGATCGTCACCGTCACCGACAGCCCCGCCGCGCCGATCTGCGGCGACGCCGACCTGTCGTTTTTCGTCAGCGACAACAGCCCCACCTTTGGCAGCAGTCTGATCGGGCCGCTGTTTTTGATCCACATCCTCACCTCGCGTCTCTCCATCGACATGGGCGACGCGGCCATGAAAGCGCTAGCCGAGCAGAGCAAGATCCTCCGCGACGAGCGCCTGTACCATCCCGTCTATTCGCTGCGGTATTGA
- a CDS encoding ImmA/IrrE family metallo-endopeptidase — MAGQRASKISDEEEFVFPPPPRYVEPSILKEAAEWQGLDEFEALAKLEERIALEAETARVPMSADIWGFTYTNRELRRCRIHLNSRLPRFWQSFALFHEIHHLLHDSRGCYFWSQTNANMNGYEYQADQFAWAVLMREWDEGDGEDEEFGE, encoded by the coding sequence GTGGCAGGGCAAAGGGCGTCAAAAATTAGCGACGAAGAGGAATTTGTCTTTCCGCCCCCGCCCCGTTACGTCGAACCGTCGATTCTCAAAGAAGCGGCTGAGTGGCAGGGGCTGGACGAGTTCGAGGCGCTGGCGAAACTGGAAGAGCGAATCGCCCTCGAGGCCGAGACGGCGCGCGTGCCGATGAGCGCCGACATATGGGGCTTCACGTACACCAACCGCGAGCTGCGCAGATGCCGCATCCACCTCAACAGCCGCCTGCCCCGTTTCTGGCAGAGCTTCGCCCTGTTCCACGAGATCCACCACCTGCTTCACGACAGCCGCGGCTGCTATTTCTGGTCGCAGACCAACGCCAACATGAACGGCTACGAATATCAGGCCGACCAGTTCGCCTGGGCCGTGCTGATGCGCGAGTGGGACGAGGGCGACGGGGAGGACGAAGAGTTCGGCGAGTGA
- a CDS encoding helix-turn-helix domain-containing protein: MTLGLRIRTLRKALKMTQQQLADATEVSRIYIQALESNRRSPSMKLLHRLADKLGVETSDLLEEFPRDNGGRLQLEELFAGPKPMEIWYRSHKLSEKDVHMVHRLIDAALSDWEGEPKRGRAKGVKN, from the coding sequence ATGACTCTAGGTCTTCGGATCCGCACGCTTCGCAAGGCGCTCAAGATGACGCAGCAGCAGCTCGCCGACGCAACGGAAGTCAGCAGGATTTACATTCAGGCGCTCGAGAGCAACCGCCGCAGTCCTTCGATGAAACTGCTCCACCGTCTTGCCGACAAGCTCGGCGTGGAAACCTCGGATCTTCTCGAGGAATTTCCCCGCGACAACGGCGGTCGTTTGCAGCTGGAAGAGCTCTTCGCCGGTCCCAAGCCGATGGAAATCTGGTACCGCAGCCACAAGCTCTCCGAAAAGGATGTGCACATGGTCCACCGGCTGATCGACGCCGCTCTGTCGGACTGGGAAGGCGAGCCGAAGCGTGGCAGGGCAAAGGGCGTCAAAAATTAG
- a CDS encoding LysR family transcriptional regulator — protein MDFKELETFVSIVEKGSISAAAAALGVSQPAVSKRVARIEAEMGASMFANGHKHSTLTSEGAVLYKAALKMLDTRKKARIQIAEISQELYGTVRISASSIPGDFILPEVLVEFMEKHPGVSVQVTQGDSQSALEDLSDKKVDLAVIGSDRNLPGFTSVPFYHDELVLIVNRNHPLAARKYIPMEEIGGLKLVGRTSGSGSRQTWERVYKSRTGNFKEPELQFGHTMGVVNAVANGAEAGIVSRFAAQTSPAVAMLTFKPAVYRAFHLVYGLCETKAVEVLVSFLIQKAEQQQLSQPQ, from the coding sequence ATGGATTTCAAGGAGCTCGAGACGTTTGTTTCCATCGTGGAAAAGGGAAGCATATCCGCTGCCGCCGCAGCCCTGGGGGTCTCTCAGCCGGCAGTGAGCAAACGCGTGGCCCGCATCGAAGCGGAAATGGGCGCTTCCATGTTCGCCAACGGTCATAAACATTCCACGCTCACGTCGGAAGGCGCGGTGCTCTACAAAGCGGCGCTGAAAATGCTGGATACCCGCAAGAAAGCGCGGATTCAGATCGCCGAGATCTCTCAGGAACTTTACGGCACGGTGCGCATCAGCGCCAGTTCCATCCCCGGCGATTTCATTTTGCCGGAAGTCCTTGTGGAGTTCATGGAAAAACATCCCGGCGTGAGCGTTCAGGTCACGCAAGGCGATTCGCAGTCGGCGCTTGAGGACCTTTCCGACAAAAAGGTCGACCTTGCCGTGATCGGCTCTGACCGGAACCTGCCCGGTTTCACCAGCGTGCCCTTCTATCACGACGAGTTGGTGCTGATCGTCAACCGCAATCATCCGCTGGCCGCGAGAAAATACATCCCCATGGAAGAGATCGGCGGGCTCAAACTCGTGGGACGGACCTCCGGCTCGGGCAGCCGGCAGACGTGGGAGCGCGTTTACAAGAGCCGCACGGGCAATTTCAAAGAGCCGGAACTGCAATTCGGTCATACCATGGGCGTGGTGAATGCCGTTGCCAACGGCGCCGAAGCGGGCATCGTCTCGCGTTTCGCCGCTCAGACCTCGCCGGCCGTCGCCATGCTGACCTTCAAACCGGCGGTGTATCGCGCTTTTCATCTCGTCTACGGTCTGTGCGAGACCAAGGCTGTGGAAGTGTTGGTTTCTTTCCTGATCCAGAAAGCCGAACAACAGCAGTTGAGCCAGCCTCAATAG
- a CDS encoding ABC transporter substrate-binding protein/permease, whose protein sequence is MKTKPKIGVAALATLLFASCSFAAEFMPDKVLRWGGNSEGGVPFILYDPSEPEKLTGFETEIAAALAAKMGLKPQFVQNVWDILIPGLQRRLYDIAINGIEVTPERQETINFSIPYYVTYLQMVVPKGNPAGVSTLENARGHTIGTLRGSYAYETLAKAGIADIRSYENEATAYQDMQNGRLDAVVMDAPMSIYYSQFNPMFEFVGEPIGRMEYAMTIRKGEEAFLKRVNEAIVALRDDGTLRRIYDRWNLWNPLMAGYFNDDRPALEKPVMYEHWADIQRGARSWPERIKRYVGFLPSFGRAAVVTLEVSIASMALALAVGLFIAVCRLFGPLPLRAFATGYTEFIRGTPVMIQLFFIFYGLPNVGVQLSPFVAGTLALGLNYAAYESENYRAGLEAVPRAQMEGALALGMTKREALRHVILPQAIRVSLLPMTNDFIALLKDSSLVSIITLVDLTRTYGQLATVNYDYFGTGFIVAVIYLLIGTPFVRIARKLEKKLNVSLRGRRVFAVHRAANYNE, encoded by the coding sequence ATGAAAACCAAGCCGAAGATAGGCGTCGCCGCACTTGCAACGCTGCTTTTCGCTTCCTGTTCTTTCGCCGCCGAGTTCATGCCCGACAAAGTGCTGAGATGGGGCGGCAACTCCGAAGGCGGAGTGCCCTTCATTCTCTACGACCCTTCCGAGCCCGAAAAACTGACGGGCTTCGAAACCGAAATCGCCGCGGCGCTTGCAGCCAAGATGGGATTGAAGCCTCAGTTCGTGCAGAACGTCTGGGACATCCTCATCCCCGGCCTGCAGCGCAGGCTTTACGACATCGCCATCAACGGCATCGAGGTGACGCCGGAGCGACAGGAGACGATCAACTTCTCCATCCCCTACTACGTCACCTATCTGCAGATGGTCGTCCCCAAGGGCAATCCCGCCGGCGTCAGCACCCTCGAAAACGCGCGCGGGCACACGATCGGCACGCTGCGCGGCTCCTATGCCTACGAGACGCTGGCCAAAGCCGGCATCGCCGACATCCGCAGCTACGAAAACGAAGCCACGGCTTACCAAGACATGCAGAACGGCCGCCTCGACGCCGTTGTCATGGACGCGCCCATGTCGATTTATTATTCGCAGTTCAACCCCATGTTCGAGTTTGTGGGCGAACCGATCGGCCGCATGGAGTACGCCATGACGATCCGCAAGGGAGAAGAGGCGTTTTTGAAGCGCGTCAACGAAGCGATCGTGGCGCTGCGCGACGACGGCACGCTGCGCCGCATCTACGACCGCTGGAATCTGTGGAATCCTCTCATGGCGGGATACTTCAACGACGACCGTCCCGCGCTTGAGAAACCAGTCATGTACGAACATTGGGCGGACATTCAACGCGGCGCGCGCAGCTGGCCGGAGCGGATCAAACGCTACGTCGGCTTCCTGCCGTCGTTCGGACGCGCCGCCGTCGTGACGCTGGAGGTTTCCATCGCTTCGATGGCTTTGGCGCTGGCCGTCGGCCTGTTCATCGCCGTCTGCCGCCTCTTCGGCCCGCTGCCGCTGCGGGCGTTCGCCACCGGCTACACCGAGTTCATCCGCGGCACGCCGGTGATGATCCAGCTGTTCTTCATCTTCTACGGCCTGCCCAACGTCGGCGTGCAGCTCTCGCCCTTCGTGGCCGGAACTCTGGCGCTGGGGCTGAACTACGCCGCCTACGAGTCGGAAAACTACCGCGCCGGCCTGGAAGCGGTGCCGCGCGCGCAGATGGAAGGCGCGCTGGCGCTCGGCATGACCAAGCGCGAAGCGCTGCGCCACGTGATCCTGCCTCAGGCGATCCGCGTCTCCCTGCTACCGATGACCAACGACTTCATCGCCCTGCTCAAGGATTCGTCGCTGGTTTCCATCATCACGCTCGTCGATTTGACTCGCACTTACGGGCAGCTGGCCACGGTCAACTACGATTACTTCGGCACCGGCTTCATCGTCGCGGTGATCTATCTGCTGATCGGCACGCCTTTTGTGCGCATCGCGCGCAAACTTGAAAAGAAACTCAACGTCTCCCTGCGCGGCCGCCGCGTCTTCGCCGTCCACCGCGCGGCGAATTACAACGAGTGA
- a CDS encoding ABC transporter substrate-binding protein/permease (The N-terminal region of this protein, as described by TIGR01726, is a three transmembrane segment that identifies a subfamily of ABC transporter permease subunits, which specificities that include histidine, arginine, glutamine, glutamate, L-cystine (sic), the opines (in Agrobacterium) octopine and nopaline, etc.), with protein MKRLRTLLCALLALLATVSPALAADKPILRWGGDSEGNVPYMFMDPRDDKIMIGFEIDIVDALAERMGMTPKFVHNGWDNLIPGLNLGLYDIALSGLEITPEHKEEVDFSLPYYKTFLQLVVQRGNPAEIKSLQDCVGKRVGTLKQSYAFFTLADAGVDEIRTYDNEINAYQDMAHDRLDAVLMDSPIAIFYAGFNTDLEFVGEPIGEISYGIPVRKGETELLDKLNAALVSIRDDGTLRGIYDRWNMWTPVMAKFFNDDSPARFGPDKFNAWAEYQRQGMTLKQRFQRYVGFLPTFGKAAVVTLKVSVCAMSLAIVLGLLLAIARLFAPKILSRLATAYIEIVRGTPVLIQLFFIFYGLPNIGIKLSPFMAGVIGLGMNYAAYEAENYRAGLMAVPRAQMEGALALGMDKKQALRYVVIPQAVRVSLPPVTNDFISLLKDSSLVSMITLIDLTKAYGQLANTYYDYFGIGIMVAVIYFLLGLPFVRLARYTERRLAVAIRGNRPGKHGRDATLRPASYHN; from the coding sequence ATGAAACGGCTGCGTACGCTTCTCTGCGCCCTGCTGGCGCTGCTGGCCACCGTCTCTCCGGCCCTGGCGGCGGACAAGCCGATCCTGAGGTGGGGCGGCGACTCCGAAGGCAACGTGCCGTACATGTTCATGGATCCCCGCGACGACAAGATCATGATCGGCTTCGAAATCGACATTGTCGATGCGCTGGCCGAACGCATGGGGATGACGCCCAAATTCGTCCACAACGGCTGGGACAATCTGATCCCCGGGCTCAATCTTGGGCTGTACGACATCGCCTTGAGCGGCCTGGAAATCACGCCGGAACATAAAGAGGAAGTCGACTTTTCGTTGCCGTATTACAAGACGTTCCTGCAGCTGGTGGTCCAGAGGGGCAATCCCGCCGAAATCAAATCGCTGCAGGATTGCGTGGGCAAACGCGTCGGCACGCTGAAACAATCCTACGCTTTCTTCACGCTGGCCGACGCCGGCGTGGATGAGATCCGCACTTACGACAACGAGATCAACGCCTATCAGGACATGGCTCATGACCGTCTCGACGCGGTATTGATGGATTCGCCGATCGCCATTTTCTACGCCGGTTTCAACACGGACCTGGAGTTCGTCGGCGAGCCGATCGGCGAGATCAGCTACGGTATCCCCGTGCGCAAGGGCGAGACTGAGCTGCTGGACAAGCTGAACGCGGCGTTGGTTTCCATCCGCGACGACGGCACGCTGCGCGGCATTTACGACCGCTGGAACATGTGGACGCCCGTTATGGCAAAGTTCTTCAACGACGATTCGCCGGCCCGCTTCGGCCCCGATAAATTCAACGCCTGGGCGGAGTACCAGCGCCAGGGCATGACGCTGAAGCAGCGCTTTCAGCGCTACGTAGGCTTTCTGCCCACGTTCGGCAAGGCCGCCGTCGTCACGCTGAAAGTTTCGGTCTGCGCCATGAGCCTAGCCATCGTGCTGGGACTGCTGCTGGCGATCGCGCGCCTTTTCGCGCCCAAGATCCTCTCCCGTCTGGCGACGGCCTACATCGAGATCGTGCGCGGCACGCCGGTGCTGATCCAGCTGTTTTTTATCTTCTACGGCCTGCCCAACATCGGCATCAAACTGTCGCCGTTCATGGCCGGCGTGATCGGACTGGGCATGAACTACGCCGCCTACGAGGCCGAAAACTACCGCGCCGGTCTGATGGCGGTGCCGCGCGCTCAGATGGAAGGAGCTTTGGCGCTCGGCATGGACAAGAAACAGGCGCTGCGCTACGTCGTCATTCCGCAGGCGGTGCGCGTCTCGCTGCCGCCGGTAACGAACGACTTCATCTCGCTGCTCAAGGATTCGTCGTTGGTATCCATGATCACGCTGATCGACCTGACCAAGGCTTATGGTCAATTGGCGAACACTTATTACGATTATTTCGGCATCGGCATCATGGTCGCCGTAATTTACTTCCTGTTGGGGCTGCCCTTTGTGCGTCTGGCCCGCTACACCGAACGCCGCCTCGCCGTGGCCATCCGCGGCAATCGCCCTGGAAAGCATGGCCGCGACGCAACGCTGCGCCCCGCGAGCTACCACAACTAA